The following proteins are co-located in the Paenibacillus sp. JNUCC32 genome:
- a CDS encoding SDR family oxidoreductase, translating to MGPFTDDLLRDKVVLITGGATGLGRAMGEKFALLGAKLAICGRREEVLQQTAEELKQKGCEVWYKSCDVRDPAQISALVEAAEQHYGGIDVLVNNAAGNFISPTERLSPRAVDAVLNIVLHGTFYATLEVGKRWIEQGKGGTMLNIVTTYASTGSGYVVPSAAAKAGVLALTRSLAVEWAPYGIRQVAIAPGPFPTEGAWSRLSPTPELEQKMIDRIPLKRVGDAEELANLAAYLISDYAGYINGDVITIDGGEWLQGAGQFNELAEVTHEQWDRLAELTRKGK from the coding sequence ATGGGACCGTTCACCGACGATTTGCTTCGCGATAAAGTCGTTTTGATTACGGGAGGCGCCACGGGCCTGGGGCGCGCCATGGGAGAGAAATTCGCGCTGCTGGGCGCCAAGCTCGCCATATGCGGACGCCGGGAAGAAGTGCTGCAGCAGACCGCTGAGGAATTAAAGCAGAAGGGCTGCGAGGTATGGTACAAAAGCTGCGATGTTCGCGACCCTGCGCAAATCTCGGCTCTTGTTGAAGCGGCAGAGCAGCATTACGGAGGCATTGATGTGCTTGTCAACAATGCGGCCGGGAACTTTATCAGTCCCACGGAGCGCCTTTCTCCTCGGGCTGTGGATGCCGTGCTCAACATCGTGCTGCACGGCACCTTCTATGCCACCCTGGAGGTCGGCAAACGCTGGATCGAACAAGGCAAAGGCGGAACGATGCTCAACATCGTCACCACATACGCTTCTACGGGCTCTGGCTACGTGGTCCCGTCCGCGGCTGCCAAAGCAGGCGTGCTTGCGCTGACGCGCTCCCTGGCCGTGGAATGGGCACCATACGGCATACGCCAGGTAGCCATCGCCCCGGGGCCGTTCCCAACCGAAGGCGCCTGGTCAAGATTATCCCCAACGCCGGAACTGGAACAGAAAATGATCGACCGCATCCCCCTCAAGCGCGTTGGGGATGCTGAGGAGCTGGCTAATCTCGCCGCCTATCTGATTTCCGATTATGCCGGCTATATTAATGGCGACGTGATCACCATCGACGGCGGCGAATGGCTGCAGGGGGCAGGACAGTTCAACGAGCTGGCCGAAGTGACCCATGAGCAGTGGGATCGGTT
- a CDS encoding UDP-N-acetylmuramoyl-L-alanyl-D-glutamate--2,6-diaminopimelate ligase produces the protein MILQSLTDRLILKKITGRTSADITSLETDSREIRPGGMFVCVPGFHVDGHDYAEQAIRNGAVAIVAERELSGLPGNVTHITVPDTRRILPILANAFFGDPTRRLKLIGITGTNGKTTTTHMVDQILNDARRKTGIIGTLYMKIGNHVEKTLNTTPDTIQLMRYFHTIISHGGEYGVLEVSSHGLDMGRVRGCDFQTVVFTNLSHDHLDFHQTMESYRNTKELLFAQLGNSTRDMLKKAVLNADDAASSYYSKRTSAQIITYGIQNQADVRATQIHHTREGCAFHAETPWGSSDVNLKVHGAHNIYNALAAMTTCLLEGIPLEEIRESLEQFAGVHGRFQEIQTGRRFGVVVDYAHNPDGLKATLQSAKAITSGKMICVMGCRGERDRSKRPIMADIAAAYSDYVLFTADNPFSEDPEQIMAEMLGGLTSRESGNWEVVLDRKEAIQRAVEMAGDEDRIIITGRGHETRYVAGSRIESFSDEDIVMSSLQGIGHDIGQDIQMMHRSPE, from the coding sequence ATGATTCTACAATCACTGACGGATCGGCTGATATTAAAAAAGATTACGGGCCGTACTTCCGCGGATATCACGAGCCTGGAAACAGATTCAAGAGAAATCCGGCCGGGCGGCATGTTCGTATGCGTGCCGGGATTTCACGTGGACGGCCATGATTATGCCGAACAGGCGATACGGAATGGGGCTGTTGCCATCGTGGCCGAGCGGGAGCTTTCGGGACTGCCAGGAAACGTTACGCATATAACGGTGCCGGATACAAGAAGAATTCTGCCGATTCTCGCAAACGCTTTTTTTGGCGACCCTACGCGGCGATTGAAATTGATTGGAATTACCGGGACGAACGGCAAAACGACGACGACTCATATGGTAGATCAAATACTTAACGACGCCCGCCGCAAGACAGGGATCATCGGCACCTTGTATATGAAAATCGGAAATCATGTGGAGAAAACGCTGAATACGACGCCGGATACGATCCAGCTCATGCGTTATTTTCATACGATCATCTCGCATGGGGGTGAATACGGTGTTCTGGAGGTATCTTCGCACGGATTGGATATGGGAAGGGTGCGCGGATGCGATTTTCAGACGGTCGTCTTCACGAATTTATCGCATGATCATCTGGACTTCCATCAGACCATGGAGAGCTATCGCAATACGAAGGAGCTGCTGTTCGCCCAGCTGGGTAACAGTACCCGTGACATGCTGAAGAAGGCCGTCTTGAACGCAGACGATGCCGCATCCTCTTATTACTCAAAACGGACATCCGCACAAATCATAACCTATGGCATTCAGAATCAGGCGGACGTCCGGGCAACGCAAATTCATCACACAAGGGAAGGCTGCGCCTTTCATGCAGAAACGCCTTGGGGAAGCAGCGACGTTAATCTGAAGGTGCATGGAGCACACAATATATACAACGCGCTGGCTGCCATGACGACCTGTCTGCTGGAAGGGATACCGCTGGAAGAAATCCGCGAAAGTTTGGAGCAATTTGCAGGGGTTCATGGCCGGTTTCAAGAAATACAAACAGGACGCCGTTTTGGCGTGGTCGTCGATTATGCGCATAATCCGGACGGTCTTAAGGCAACCTTGCAATCCGCCAAGGCCATTACTTCAGGCAAAATGATATGCGTGATGGGCTGCCGGGGCGAGCGGGACCGCTCGAAACGGCCGATCATGGCCGATATTGCAGCCGCGTATTCGGATTATGTATTGTTCACGGCCGACAATCCGTTCTCGGAGGATCCGGAGCAGATCATGGCCGAGATGCTGGGCGGCTTAACGTCCCGCGAATCGGGGAACTGGGAGGTTGTCTTAGACCGTAAAGAAGCGATTCAACGCGCAGTGGAAATGGCCGGTGACGAGGACAGGATCATTATAACCGGACGAGGGCACGAAACCCGTTATGTTGCGGGCAGCCGGATCGAATCGTTTAGCGATGAGGATATCGTGATGAGTTCTTTGCAGGGCATAGGGCACGACATAGGGCAGGACATCCAGATGATGCACCGGAGCCCTGAATAA
- a CDS encoding PQQ-dependent sugar dehydrogenase, translating into MLDLKQKMFGMMFTAALLFLAACTNQSSPSAEEGAQEERGEAAPDSSYQVLAEQLRTPWSIDFDGETIYISEREGNIVQIKDGTLNRQSVHTEKPVSHQGEGGFLGFALAPDFRDSGKAFAYHTYDQGGTLLNRLVLLELKGNQWTESQVFLESIPGSNVHNGGRIAIGPDEMLYVTTGDSGEGELAQNQENLAGKILRLTLDGKVPADNPTAGSYVYTLGHRNSQGLAWDSEGNFYSSEHGPSGTPGGHDEINEITAGSNYGWPEIYGDDTLEGMELPLYHSGETAIAPSGIAFDEQDRLYVATLRGQKLYRFQPEKTALETVLEGEGRLRDVKVHNGKTYVITNNTDGRGVPSDQDDRLLVLE; encoded by the coding sequence GTGCTGGATTTGAAACAAAAGATGTTCGGCATGATGTTTACAGCGGCGCTGCTGTTTCTTGCTGCATGTACAAACCAGTCGTCCCCTTCGGCTGAAGAAGGAGCGCAGGAGGAGCGGGGGGAGGCGGCTCCTGATTCTTCCTATCAGGTGCTTGCGGAGCAGCTGAGAACGCCTTGGTCCATCGATTTTGACGGTGAGACGATTTATATCAGCGAGCGGGAAGGGAATATCGTTCAGATCAAGGACGGCACATTGAACAGACAATCGGTACATACCGAGAAGCCGGTTTCGCATCAAGGAGAAGGGGGATTTCTGGGCTTTGCGTTAGCGCCTGATTTTCGGGATTCCGGAAAAGCCTTCGCCTATCACACCTATGATCAGGGTGGAACGCTCTTGAATCGGCTGGTTCTGCTGGAGTTGAAGGGAAACCAATGGACGGAGTCCCAAGTTTTCCTTGAGTCCATTCCCGGCTCCAATGTGCATAATGGCGGCAGAATCGCGATCGGTCCCGATGAGATGCTCTATGTTACGACGGGAGATTCGGGCGAGGGCGAGCTTGCGCAAAATCAGGAGAACCTGGCAGGCAAAATATTGCGATTAACGCTGGACGGGAAAGTCCCGGCGGACAATCCGACGGCAGGTTCTTACGTCTATACGTTAGGGCATCGGAATTCGCAGGGCTTGGCATGGGATTCGGAAGGGAATTTCTACAGCTCGGAGCACGGGCCTTCCGGCACGCCGGGCGGACACGATGAGATTAATGAAATCACGGCCGGCAGCAACTACGGCTGGCCCGAAATTTATGGCGATGATACGTTGGAAGGCATGGAACTCCCGCTGTACCATAGCGGCGAAACGGCAATAGCTCCTTCCGGCATCGCATTTGACGAGCAGGACCGCTTGTACGTGGCGACCCTTCGGGGACAGAAGCTGTACCGGTTCCAGCCGGAGAAAACCGCGCTCGAGACCGTGCTGGAAGGCGAAGGCCGATTAAGAGACGTTAAGGTCCATAACGGCAAAACCTATGTCATTACCAACAATACCGATGGCCGGGGCGTGCCGTCCGATCAGGATGATCGACTGCTTGTACTGGAATAA
- a CDS encoding helix-turn-helix transcriptional regulator, producing MDQEVAYSTREYIMQMLKINGELSTKSITEALGITGMAVRRHLESLKNEGYITYRTVKQPMGRPVSLYSLTESAEDFFPKNYHSLALDLLNELQDEAGDEMISLLFDKRKDTLLNKYTPTVKAETLEDRVAALAQIQNDNGYMVDYQKVADEEYVLEELNCPISQVANRYQHACRCELDLFQSLLEADVERTECLAKGDKKCVYRIRKQAEAKQT from the coding sequence GTGGATCAAGAAGTTGCATACAGCACCCGCGAGTATATCATGCAAATGTTGAAAATAAATGGTGAACTCAGCACGAAATCCATTACCGAGGCACTGGGCATTACGGGCATGGCCGTCCGTCGACATCTGGAGAGCTTGAAGAATGAAGGGTACATCACGTATCGAACCGTGAAGCAGCCGATGGGAAGACCCGTCTCGCTATACAGTCTTACTGAATCTGCAGAGGATTTTTTCCCTAAGAACTATCATTCGCTTGCCCTCGATCTGCTTAACGAGCTCCAGGACGAGGCCGGCGACGAAATGATATCTTTGCTGTTCGACAAGCGCAAAGACACGTTGCTGAACAAGTACACGCCGACGGTAAAAGCCGAGACTCTCGAAGATCGGGTCGCGGCCCTTGCCCAGATTCAGAACGACAACGGATATATGGTGGATTACCAAAAAGTCGCGGATGAAGAATACGTGCTTGAAGAACTGAACTGCCCGATCTCCCAGGTAGCCAACCGGTACCAGCATGCATGCCGCTGCGAGCTTGATCTGTTTCAGTCCTTGCTGGAAGCGGATGTGGAACGTACCGAATGTCTTGCCAAAGGCGATAAGAAATGCGTGTACCGGATCCGAAAGCAAGCCGAAGCCAAACAAACATAA
- a CDS encoding indolepyruvate ferredoxin oxidoreductase subunit alpha: MYVIGSACIEEKAGECVDVCPVDCIEEGDDQFYIDTDICISCGACEAACPVAAIYYFEDLPEDEKHYFDKAVEYYKNK; the protein is encoded by the coding sequence ATGTATGTTATTGGCTCAGCTTGTATCGAAGAGAAGGCGGGAGAATGCGTAGACGTTTGCCCGGTGGATTGCATCGAAGAAGGGGACGACCAGTTCTATATCGACACCGATATATGCATTTCCTGCGGTGCCTGCGAAGCGGCGTGTCCGGTCGCGGCCATTTACTATTTTGAGGACCTGCCTGAGGACGAAAAGCATTATTTCGATAAAGCGGTGGAATATTACAAAAACAAGTAA
- a CDS encoding ROK family transcriptional regulator — MKKHDQDFMKRQNRLTVFQIIKNEQPISRAVIAKQTGMSPTTVSRIVSELTEEGYVHETEEQASAGRGRKSSLIRLLDTAVISIGVELDRHQANIGFIDVQGNVLCSGSFSRSSDETADVTVTRIAETIEELIAECDIDRRRVVGIGVGLPGIIDVDAGIVNFSVQLGWKNVGLAERLKELTGLQAVVDNELKVKALAEQLKGSAYGSNRTVLLGFGNGVGSALILEGEIYRGVTNSAGEIGHTTVDPEGMMCDCGKAGCLQTYINIPSLLSEASKIKPVRTIEELFAERRAGTRWASYLIDRALAYMAITINNVVSMYNPDSVILSGEFLDKFPEVYEEITDLCYSQYIWEPLQDSFSIVRSELHEHGVIIGSGLVAQDRYFQLN, encoded by the coding sequence ATGAAAAAGCATGATCAAGACTTTATGAAGCGGCAGAACAGACTCACAGTATTTCAAATCATCAAGAATGAACAGCCGATTTCAAGAGCCGTCATTGCCAAACAGACGGGCATGAGTCCGACAACGGTCAGCCGGATCGTATCGGAGCTGACGGAGGAAGGATACGTTCACGAAACGGAAGAGCAGGCCTCGGCCGGCCGCGGAAGAAAGTCTTCCTTAATAAGGCTGCTGGATACGGCGGTCATCTCGATCGGCGTCGAGCTGGATCGGCATCAAGCGAATATCGGATTCATTGACGTTCAGGGTAACGTATTGTGCAGCGGAAGCTTTTCAAGATCATCCGATGAAACGGCAGATGTCACGGTGACCCGGATCGCGGAAACCATTGAAGAGCTGATCGCCGAATGCGATATCGACCGAAGACGGGTGGTCGGCATTGGCGTTGGACTGCCGGGCATCATCGATGTCGACGCCGGCATCGTCAATTTTTCGGTACAGCTGGGATGGAAGAATGTGGGGCTCGCCGAGAGGCTGAAGGAACTAACCGGGCTTCAAGCTGTCGTGGACAATGAGCTGAAGGTGAAGGCGTTGGCGGAGCAGCTCAAGGGTTCGGCCTACGGCTCCAACCGTACGGTGCTCCTGGGCTTCGGTAATGGCGTCGGATCGGCGCTCATTCTGGAGGGGGAGATTTACCGCGGGGTGACGAACAGCGCCGGGGAAATCGGTCACACGACCGTGGACCCAGAAGGCATGATGTGCGACTGCGGGAAAGCCGGATGCCTCCAAACGTATATCAATATACCGTCCTTGTTGTCGGAAGCCAGCAAAATCAAACCCGTCCGCACGATCGAGGAGCTGTTCGCGGAGAGGCGGGCCGGAACGCGCTGGGCAAGCTATTTGATCGATCGGGCCCTTGCCTATATGGCGATTACGATCAACAACGTCGTCAGCATGTACAATCCGGACAGCGTCATTTTGAGCGGCGAGTTTCTGGACAAGTTTCCCGAAGTATACGAAGAGATCACGGATCTGTGCTACTCGCAGTATATCTGGGAACCGCTTCAAGATTCCTTTTCGATTGTTCGCTCGGAGCTTCACGAGCATGGGGTCATCATCGGGTCGGGGCTTGTCGCACAGGATCGTTACTTTCAATTGAATTAA